The following proteins come from a genomic window of Macaca thibetana thibetana isolate TM-01 chromosome 15, ASM2454274v1, whole genome shotgun sequence:
- the SURF4 gene encoding surfeit locus protein 4, producing the protein MGQNDLMGTAEDFADQFLRVTKQYLPHVARLCLISTFLEDGIRMWFQWSEQRDYIDSTWNCGYLLASSFVFLNLLGQLTGCVLVLSRNFVQYACFGLFGIIALQTIAYSILWDLKFLMRNLALGGGLLLLLAESRSEGKSMFAGVPTMRESSPKQYMQLGGRVLLVLMFMTLLHFDASFFSIVQNIVGTALMILVAIGFKTKLAALTLVVWLFAINVYFNAFWTIPVYKPMHDFLKYDFFQTMSVIGGLLLVVALGPGGVSMDEKKKEW; encoded by the exons TTCCTCCGTGTCACAAAGCAGTACCTGCCCCACGTGGCGCGCCTCTGTCTGATCAGCACCTTCCTGGAGGACGGCATCCGCATGTGGTTCCAGTGGAGCGAGCAGCGCGACTACATCGACAGCACCTGGAACTGCGGCTACCTGCTGGCCTCATCCTTCGTCTTCCTCAACTTGCTGGGACAGCTGA CTGGCTGCGTCCTGGTGTTGAGCAGAAACTTCGTGCAGTACGCCTGCTTCGGGCTCTTTGGAATCATAGCTCTGCAG ACGATTGCCTACAGCATTTTATGGGACTTGAAGTTTTTGATGAG GAACCTGGCCCTGGGAGGAGGCCTGTTGCTGCTCCTAGCAGAATCCCGTTCTGAAGGGAAGAGCATGTTTGCGGGCGTCCCCACCATGCGTGAGAGCTCCCCCAAACAGTACATGCAGCTcggaggcagggtcttgctggtTCTGATGTTCATGACCCTCCTTCACTTTGACGCCAGCTTCTTTTCT ATTGTCCAGAACATCGTGGGCACAGCTCTGATGATTTTAGTGGCCATTGGGTTTAAAACCAAGCTGGCTGCTTTGACTCTGGTTGTCTGGCTCTTTGCCATCAACGTATATTTCAACGCCTTCTGGACCATTCCAGTCTACAAGCCCATGCATGACTTCCTGAAATACGACTTCTTCCAGACCATGTCGGTGATCGGGGGCTTGCTCCTGGTGGTGGCGCTGGGCCCTGGGGGTGTTTCCATGGATGAGAAGAAGAAGGAGTGGTAA
- the SURF6 gene encoding surfeit locus protein 6 isoform X2 produces the protein MASLLAKDAYLQSLAKKICSHSGPEQQARTRAGKTRGSEAAGPPKKKRKKTQKKFRQREEKAAEHKAKSLGEKSPAASGARRPEAAKEEAAGASSSAGNPADGLATEPESVFALDVLRQRLHEKIQEARGQVVPRSCRLPPWRKSGGESRNGTGRRGSERSCGRKRRPGRLRRPRRPRRRWSQPQRVLARSRGSRRG, from the exons ATGGCCTCTCTACTCGCCAAGGACGCCTACCTGCAGAGCCTGGCCAAGAAGATCTGCTCCCATTCGGGCCCGGAGCAGCAGGCGCGCACGCGGG CTGGCAAAACTCGAGGCTCAGAAGCTGCAGggcccccaaaaaagaaaaggaagaaaacacaaaagaaattcCGGCAGCGGGAAGAGAAGGCTGCTGAGCACAAGGCCAAGTCCTTGGGAGAGAAGTCTCCAGCAGCCTCTGGGGCCAGGAGGCCTGAGGCAGCCAAAGAGGAAGCAGCTGGGGCTTCCAGTTCAGCAGGGAACCCTGCAG ATGGCCTGGCCACTGAGCCTGAGTCTGTCTTTGCACTGGATGTTCTGCGACAGCGACTGCATGAGAAGATCCAGGAGGCCCGGGGCCAGGTAG TGCCAAGGAGCTGTCGCCTGCCGCCCTGGAGAAAAAGCGGAGGAGAAAGCAGGAACGGGACCGGAAGAAGAGGAAGCGAAAGGAGCTGCGGGCGAAAGAGAAGGCCAGGAAGGCTGAGGAGGCCGCGGAGGCCCAGGAGGCGGTGGAGCCAGCCCCAGAGGGTGCTTGCACGGAGCCGCGGGAGCCGCCGGGGCTGA
- the SURF2 gene encoding surfeit locus protein 2 isoform X1 → MSELPADVQAFLREHPSLRLQPDARKVRCILTGHELPCRLPELQVYTRGKKYQRLVRASPAFDFAEFEPHIVPSTKNPHQLFCKLTLRHINKCPEHVLRHTQGRRYQRALCKYEECQKQGVEYVPACLVHRRRRREDQMDGDGPSPREAFWEPTSSDEGGAPSDDSMTDLYPPELFTRKDLGSTEDADGTDDFLTDEQDEKAKPPREKVTDEGRRETAVYRGLVQKRGKKQLGSLKKKFKSHHCKPKSFSSCKQPG, encoded by the exons ATGAGCGAGTTGCCGGCCGACGTGCAGGCCTTCCTGCGCGAGCACCCGAGCCTGCGGCTCCAGCCGGACGCCCGCAAG GTGAGGTGCATCTTGACTGGTCATGAGCTGCCCTGCCGCCTGCCGGAGCTCCAGGTGTACACCCGCGGCAAAAAGTACCAGCGGCTGGTCCGCGCCTCCCCGGCCTTCGACTTTGCAGAGTTCGAGCCGCACATCGTGCCCAGCACCAAGAACCC GCACCAGTTGTTCTGCAAACTCACTCTGCGGCACATCAACAAGTGCCCAGAACACGTGCTGAGGCACACCCAGGGCCGGCGGTACCAGCGAGCTCTGTGTAAAT ATGAAGAATGTCAGAAGCAAGGGGTGGAGTACGTCCCTGCCTGCCTGGTGCaccggaggaggaggagggaggaccaGATGGACGGTGACGGGCCTAGCCCGCGGGAAGCCTTCTGGGAGCCCACATCCAGTGATGAAGGGGGAGCTCCAAGTGACGACAGCATGACAGACCTGTACCCAC CTGAGCTATTCACCAGAAAGGACCTTGGAAGCACAGAGGACGCGGATGGCACTGATGACTTTTTGACAGACGAACAGGATGAGAAGGCAAAGCCCCCAAGAGAGAAGGTCACTGATgagggcaggagagagacagcCGTGTACCGAGGACTGGTCCAGAAGCGCGGGAAG AAGCAGTTGGGCTCGTTGAAAAAGAAGTTCAAGAGTCATCACTGCAAACCCAAGAGCTTCAGCTCCTGTAAACAGCCAGGTTAA
- the RPL7A gene encoding 60S ribosomal protein L7a: MPKGKKAKGKKVAPAPAVVKKQEAKKVVNPLFEKRPKNFGIGQDIQPKRDLTRFVKWPRYIRLQRQRAILYKRLKVPPAINQFTQALDRQTATQLLKLAHKYRPETKQEKKQRLLARAEKKAAGKGDVPTKRPPVLRAGVNTVTTLVENKKAQLVVIAHDVDPIELVVFLPALCRKMGVPYCIIKGKARLGRLVHRKTCTTVAFTQVNSEDKGALAKLVEAIRTNYNDRYDEVRALHKILSCTNHFTK, from the exons ATG CCGAAAGGAAAGAAGGCCAAGGGAAAGAAGGTGGCTCCGGCCCCTGCTGTCGTGAAAAAGCAGGAGGCCAAGAAAGTGGTGAATCCCCTGTTTGAGAAAAGACCTAAGAATTTTGGCATTG GACAGGACATCCAGCCCAAAAGAGACCTCACCCGCTTTGTGAAATGGCCTCGCTATATCAGGTTGCAGCGGCAGAGAGCCATCCTCTATAAGCGGCTGAAAGTGCCTCCTGCTATTAACCAGTTCACCCAGGCCCTGGACCGCCAAACAG CTACTCAGCTGCTTAAGCTGGCCCACAAGTACAGACCAGAGACAAAACaagagaagaagcagaggctGTTGGCCCGGGCCGAGAAGAAAGCTGCTGGCAAAGGGGATGTCCCCACTAAAAGACCACCTGTCCTTCGAGCAG GAGTTAACACCGTCACCACCTTGGTGGAGAACAAGAAGGCTCAGCTGGTGGTGATTGCACATGACGTAGATCCCATCGAG CTGGTTGTCTTCTTGCCTGCCCTGTGTCGTAAAATGGGGGTCCCTTACTGCATTATCAAGGGGAAGGCCAGACTGGGCCGTCTAGTCCACAGGAAGACCTGCACCACTGTCGCCTTCACACAGGTGAACTC GGAAGACAAAGGCGCTTTGGCTAAGCTGGTGGAAGCTATCAGGACCAATTACAACGACAGATACGATGAGGTAAGAGCTTTACACAAAATATTGTCATGCACAAATCATTTTACCAAATAA
- the MED22 gene encoding mediator of RNA polymerase II transcription subunit 22 — protein MAQQRALPQSKETLLQSYNKRLKDDIKSIMDNFTEIIKTAKIEDETQVSRATQGEQDNYEMHVRAANIVRAGESLMKLVSDLKQFLILNDFPSVNEAIDQRNQQLRALQEECDRKLITLRDEISIDLYELEEEYYSSSSSLCEANDLPLCEAYGRLDLDTDSADGLSAPLLASPEPSAGPLQVAAPAHSHAGGPGPTEHA, from the exons ATGGCCCAGCAGAGAGCCCTGCCCCAGAGCAAGGAGACGCTGCTGCAGTCCTACAACAAGCGGCTGAAGGATGACATTAAGTCCATCATGGATAACTTCACCGAGATCATCAAGACTgccaag ATTGAGGACGAGACGCAGGTGTCACGGGCCACTCAGGGTGAACAGGACAATTACGAGATGCACGTGCGAGCCGCCAACATT GTCCGAGCCGGTGAGTCCCTGATGAAGCTGGTGTCCGACCTCAAGCAGTTCCTGATCCTCAACGACTTCCCTTCAGTGAATGAGGCCATCGACCAGCGCAATCAGCAGCTGCGCGCGCTGCAGGAGGAGTGTGACCGGAAGCTCATCACGCTGCGAGACGAGATCTCCATCGACCTCTATGAGCTGGAGGAGGAGTATTACTCGTCCAG CTCAAGCCTTTGCGAAGCTAATGACCTGCCTCTGTGCGAAGCTTACGGGAGGCTGGACCTCGACACAGACTCTGCTGATGGCCTCTCGGCCCCTCTGCTGGCGTCCCCGGAGCCCAGTGCTGGCCCCCTACAGGTGGCAGCCCCTGCCCACTCTCATGCTGGTGGCCCTGGCCCCACTGAGCATGCCTGA
- the LOC126937047 gene encoding surfeit locus protein 1 yields MAAVAALQLGLRAAGLGRAPASAAWRSVLGMSPRPGVAWRPSRCGSSAAEASATKAEDDSFLQWVLLLIPVTAFGLGTWQVQRRKWKLNLIAELESRVLAEPVPLPADPMELKNMEYRPVKVKGCFDHSKELYMMPRTMVDPAREAWEAGRISSSTQSGAYVVTPFHCTDLGTTILVNRGFVPRKKVNPETRQKGQIEGEVDLIGMVRLTETRQPFVPENNPEGNHWYYRDLEAMARITGAEPIFIDANFQSTVPGGPIGGQTRVTLRNEHLQYIVTWYGLSAATSYLWFKKFLRGTPGV; encoded by the exons ATGGCGGCGGTGGCTGCGCTGCAGCTGGGGCTGCGGGCGGCGGGGCTGGGACGG GCCCCTGCCAGCGCCGCCTGGAGGAGCGTCCTCGGGATGTCCCCGCGCCCAG GGGTGGCCTGGAGGCCAAGCAGATGTGGCAGTTCTGCAGCAGAAGCATCTGCCACAAAAGCGGAAGATGACTCCTTTCTTCAGTGGGTCCTGCTCCTCATCCCTGTGACTGCCTTTGGCTTGGGGACATGGCAG GTCCAACGTCGGAAGTGGAAGCTGAACCTGATTGCAGAGTTGGAGTCTCGAGTTCTGGCTGAGCCTGTCCCTCTGCCAGCAGA CccaatggaactgaaaaatatgGAGTATAGACCAGTGAAGGTCAAGGGGTGCTTTGACCACTCCAAGGAGCTGTATATGATGCCCCGGACCATGGTGGACCCTGCCCGGGAGGCCTGGGAGGCCGGCCGCATCTCCTCCTCAACTCAGAGTGGGGCCTATGTGGTCACTCCCTTCCACTGCACTGACCTGGG AACCACCATCCTGGTTAATAGAGGGTTCGTTCCCAGGAAGAAAGTGAATCCTGAAACCCGGCAGAAAGGCCAG ATTGAGGGAGAAGTGGACCTCATTGGGATGGTGAGGCTGACAGAAACCAGGCAACCTTTTGTCCCCGAGAACAATCCAGAAGGGAACCACTGGTATTACCGGGACCTGGAAGCTATGGCCAGAATCACAGGCGCAGAGCCCATCTTCATTGACGCCAACTTCC AGAGCACAGTCCCTGGAGGACCCATTGGAGGGCAAACCAGAGTTACTCTGAGGAACGAGCATCTGCAGTACATCGTGACCTG GTATGGACTCTCTGCAGCTACATCATACCTGTGGTTTAAGAAATTCCTACGTGGGACACCTGGTGTGTGA
- the SURF2 gene encoding surfeit locus protein 2 isoform X2 — MQVVARVLESPAILARPLGGVVLLRELILEQSARLPCLLFRHQLFCKLTLRHINKCPEHVLRHTQGRRYQRALCKYEECQKQGVEYVPACLVHRRRRREDQMDGDGPSPREAFWEPTSSDEGGAPSDDSMTDLYPPELFTRKDLGSTEDADGTDDFLTDEQDEKAKPPREKVTDEGRRETAVYRGLVQKRGKKQLGSLKKKFKSHHCKPKSFSSCKQPG; from the exons ATGCAGGTGGTCGCCCGGGTGCTGGAGTCACCTGCGATCCTGGCGAGGCCTCTCG GTGGAGTCGTCCTCTTGCGTGAACTCATCTTGGAGCAGTCAGCGAGGCTGCCATGCCTACTTTTCCG GCACCAGTTGTTCTGCAAACTCACTCTGCGGCACATCAACAAGTGCCCAGAACACGTGCTGAGGCACACCCAGGGCCGGCGGTACCAGCGAGCTCTGTGTAAAT ATGAAGAATGTCAGAAGCAAGGGGTGGAGTACGTCCCTGCCTGCCTGGTGCaccggaggaggaggagggaggaccaGATGGACGGTGACGGGCCTAGCCCGCGGGAAGCCTTCTGGGAGCCCACATCCAGTGATGAAGGGGGAGCTCCAAGTGACGACAGCATGACAGACCTGTACCCAC CTGAGCTATTCACCAGAAAGGACCTTGGAAGCACAGAGGACGCGGATGGCACTGATGACTTTTTGACAGACGAACAGGATGAGAAGGCAAAGCCCCCAAGAGAGAAGGTCACTGATgagggcaggagagagacagcCGTGTACCGAGGACTGGTCCAGAAGCGCGGGAAG AAGCAGTTGGGCTCGTTGAAAAAGAAGTTCAAGAGTCATCACTGCAAACCCAAGAGCTTCAGCTCCTGTAAACAGCCAGGTTAA